In Sphingomonas sp. LT1P40, the following are encoded in one genomic region:
- a CDS encoding PepSY-associated TM helix domain-containing protein — MPDSTETTQRTGIAVKALRWLGVVAALIWLVQAVTGILLAYYFELNDTLLSSVDKPKDFAAIEQRMDDLAGAGGKAKINWIWSTAGRQDRFFLNYTAPDGGKRDARIAGDGTVLLDTSEGDLPFLERVREIHLTLSAGKTGEWILTITSLLLLGNLIHGIYTLWPRRERWGEALKPRRATGDRLEAWYRAIGLVGVIPTFVVVAAATVIFFEHSIEGPIGAPPIKLAAVAPAGENIGFAAAARAAEAAIPGSRFVGGPMPTAEDATWKLWVNQPGEYFRENGYGGSLVLIDGNDGTTRGAFPLQQASAAYKFMALPYPIHTGEIAGPIGRFLVLLVGLWLATMTIIGLILWNRRRKAAV; from the coding sequence ATGCCGGATTCAACCGAGACGACGCAGCGCACCGGGATCGCGGTAAAAGCTCTCCGCTGGCTTGGCGTCGTCGCCGCGCTGATTTGGCTGGTTCAGGCCGTCACCGGCATTCTGCTCGCCTATTATTTCGAGTTGAACGACACGCTGCTGTCCTCGGTCGACAAGCCCAAGGACTTCGCCGCGATCGAACAGCGCATGGACGATCTTGCCGGCGCGGGCGGCAAAGCCAAGATCAACTGGATCTGGAGCACGGCGGGGCGGCAGGACCGCTTCTTCCTCAACTATACCGCCCCTGACGGCGGCAAACGCGATGCGCGCATCGCGGGCGACGGCACCGTGCTGCTCGACACCAGCGAGGGCGACCTCCCCTTCCTCGAACGGGTGCGCGAAATCCATCTGACGCTAAGCGCGGGCAAGACCGGCGAGTGGATCTTGACGATCACCAGCCTGTTGCTGCTCGGCAACCTGATCCACGGTATTTACACATTATGGCCGCGCCGCGAGCGCTGGGGCGAGGCCCTCAAGCCGCGCCGCGCGACCGGCGACCGGCTAGAGGCTTGGTATCGCGCGATCGGTCTGGTCGGCGTGATACCCACCTTCGTCGTGGTCGCCGCCGCAACGGTGATTTTCTTCGAGCACAGCATCGAGGGACCGATCGGCGCCCCCCCGATCAAGCTGGCCGCGGTCGCGCCAGCAGGTGAGAATATCGGTTTCGCCGCCGCCGCCCGCGCCGCCGAAGCCGCAATCCCCGGCAGCCGCTTCGTCGGTGGCCCCATGCCGACGGCGGAGGACGCCACCTGGAAATTATGGGTCAATCAGCCCGGCGAGTATTTCCGCGAAAACGGCTATGGCGGCAGCCTCGTTCTGATCGATGGCAACGATGGCACAACGCGCGGCGCATTCCCGCTGCAACAGGCCAGCGCCGCCTATAAATTCATGGCGCTGCCCTACCCCATCCACACCGGCGAGATTGCGGGACCGATCGGACGCTTCCTCGTGCTGCTGGTGGGTCTGTGGCTGGCAACGATGACGATCATCGGCCTGATCCTGTGGAACCGGCGACGGAAAGCGGCAGTCTGA